One Salmo trutta chromosome 24, fSalTru1.1, whole genome shotgun sequence genomic region harbors:
- the LOC115161196 gene encoding ras-related protein Rab-20, translated as MKVKYSIECVSARPLRRVAKRRGSRTMPELSKMRKPDVKVVILGDMNVGKTSLLHRYTEKKFKDTISTVGGAFFLKQWGPYNISIWDTAGREQFHGLGSMYCRGAAAVILTYDVTNWQSLAELEERFLSLTDTANHDCIYAIVGNKADLTDLQAQLGATQDGLTEDQGEEDGERPRVPSACPTPPASPVSLSGASVNKQVSREDAVALYGRILRYKGMEETNSLPADKMCFETSAKTGYNVDPLFEALFDMVLPSIIRKRTEREGSPTVDLEECSGAGKRPRPVCC; from the exons ATGAAAGTGAAGTACAGCATCGAGTGTGTCTCTGCTAGACCGCTGAGGAGGGTTGCCAAGCGGCGCGGGTCAAGAACCATGCCCGAACTTTCCAAGATGAGGAAGCCCGACGTCAAAGTTGTCATTCTGGGCGACATGAACGTTGGGAAGACCTCGCTGCTTCACAGGTACACGGAGAAGAAATTTAAAGACACCATCAGCACCGTCGGAGGGGCGTTTTTCCTCAAGCAGTGGGGACCCTACAATATCTCCATTTGGGACACTGCTG GTCGGGAGCAGTTCCACGGGCTGGGCTCCATGTACTGCCGGGGCGCTGCGGCTGTCATCCTCACCTACGATGTAACCAACTGGCAGAGTCTGGCTGAGCTGGAGGAGCGCTTCCTGTCCTTGACCGACACTGCCAATCACGACTGCATCTACGCCATCGTGGGCAACAAGGCCGACCTCACAGACCTCCAGGCACAGCTGGGAGCCACCCAAGACGGCCTGACcgaggaccagggagaggaggacGGGGAGAGGCCCAGGGTGCCTTCTGCCTGCCCCACCCCTCCAGCCTCTCCCGTCTCCCTGTCGGGGGCGTCGGTCAACAAGCAGGTGAGCCGGGAGGATGCAGTGGCGTTGTATGGGAGGATCCTGAGATACAAGGGTATGGAGGAGACTAACAGCCTTCCTGCTGACAAGATGTGCTTTGAGACCAGTGCCAAGACGGGCTATAATGTGGACCCTCTGTTTGAGGCTCTGTTTGATATGGTGCTGCCCTCCATCATCAGGaagaggactgagagagagggatcaCCCACCGTGGACCTGGAGGAGTGCAGCGGGGCAGGGAAACGGCCCAGGCCCGTCTGCTGCTAG
- the LOC115161197 gene encoding ATP-dependent (S)-NAD(P)H-hydrate dehydratase, translating to MLANSTRGFLWSDVETRTLLNIWGERDIQTALGGNFRNSHVYRDVARRLGIMGFERTPEQCRVRIKSLKRQFILAKEGNLRNNGQYHKICKFYDAMERILSSRPQIDPQELLDSGAVGDETEEEVDTDPPQDPYLESTGECSYPETQVKLEYPPIPVTVGNSTTVRQISSQSAGGPSSKRPKKRHVDLDSVTKRLLEQSAEAEQSFYQMEEQRLQAEDHRREAEHARELHMLQVLGQMFSSIATRNPVATATANTAMPPALNTTESTMQPGVPMSTSGRMRHGRSCHRRVRSPQSQAEWPSYHSQPQSNAGLVLERSFSLGTAARRGMDDILPLVKNIVPPLTSKKHKGQDGRIGIIGGCQEYTGAPYFAAISALKVGADLSHVFCTKAAATVIKSYSPELIVHPVLDSPNAVEEMEKWLPRLHCLVVGPGLGRDDKLLKNAKEVIEKSKARDIPIVIDADGLWLVAQQPSVIQGYQKGILTPNYMEFTRLYEAMHHEPLDSSDHQRSAMELSVAMGNLTVVLKGEEDLITDGNKVILCRQEGSGRRCGGQGDLLSGSLGVLAHWAYTSSADMTKSVNPSVVAAFGACSLTRQCNRQAFHKHGRATTTTDMIQEISSAFKKLFES from the exons ATGCTCGCCAATTCAACACGGGGCTTTCTCTGGTCGGATGTCGAAACCAGAACCTTGCTGAATATCTGGGGGGAGCGGGACATCCAGACGGCGTTGGGCGGAAACTTCCGAAACAGTCATGTCTACCGCGACGTCGCCCGAAGGTTGGGGATTATGGGGTTCGAAAGAACCCCAGAGCAGTGTAGGGTGCGAATCAAAAGCCTGAAAAGGCAGTTTATCCTGGCCAAGGAGGGCAACCTGAGGAACAATGGACAATACCACAAAATCTGCAAGTTCTACGATGCCATGGAGAGGATACTAAGCAGCCGTCCCCAGATTGACCCCCAGGAGTTGTTAGACAGTGGGGCCGTGGGGGATGAGACCGAGGAGGAAGTGGACACAGACCCTCCACAGGACCCATACTTGGAGAGCACAGGGGAATGCTCCTACCCAGAGACCCAAGTGAAGCTCGAATACCCTCCCATCCCTGTGACAGTGGGAAATA GCACTACAGTCAGACAGATCAGCAGCCAGTCAGCTGGTGGGCCGTCCTCCAAGCGGCCCAAGAAGCGGCACGTCGACCTGGACAGTGTGACGAAGCGGCTCCTGGAGCAGAGTGCCGAGGCTGAGCAGAGCTTCTACCAGATGGAGGAGCAGCGTCTGCAGGCCGAGGACCACCGGCGAGAAGCCGAACATGCCCGCGAGCTCCACATGCTCCAGGTGTTGGGACAGATGTTCTCCAGCATCGCCACCAGGAACCCTGTCGCCACAGCTACCGCAAACACAGCAATGCCGCCTGCTCTGAATACCACGGAGTCCACCATGCAGCCCGGTGTGCCCATGTCCACCTCCGGCCGAATGAGGCATGGTCGGTCGTGTCACCGCCGAGTCCGCTCGCCCCAGTCCCAGGCTGAGTGGCCCAGCTACCACAGTCAACCACAGTCCAACGCAGGTTTAG TCCTCGAGCGCTCCTTCTCCCTTGGGACAGCAGCACGCCGAGGAATGGATGATATCCTTCCGCTGGTGAAGAATATAGTCCCTCCGCTGACGTCTAAAAAGCACAAAGGCCAAGATGGGCGGATTGGGATTATTGGGGGATGTCAGGA GTATACAGGAGCTCCGTACTTTGCTGCTATCTCTGCATTGAAAGTG GGGGCCGACCTGTCACACGTATTCTGCACTAAAGCTGCAGCGACAGTGATCAaatcctacagtccggagctcatAGTTCATCCTGTGCT GGACAGCCCCAATGCagtggaggagatggagaaaTGGCTCCCCAGACTCCACTGCCTGGTGGTGGGCCCAGGGCTGGGCAGAGACGACAAGCTGCTGAAAAACGCCAAG gAAGTAATTGAGAAGTCCAAAGCAAGAGATATCCCTATAGTTATTGATGCA GACGGGCTGTGGCTGGTTGCTCAGCAACCATCAGTCATCCAAGGGTACCAGAAGGGCATCCTCACTCCCAACTACATGGAGTTCACCCGGTTGTATGAGGCTATG caccatgagcctcTGGATAGCAGTGACCATCAGAGGAGTGCCATGGAGCTCAGTGTTGCCATGGGCAACCTGACTGTGGTGCTCAAGGGGGAGGAAGACCTTATCACTGACGGCAACAAGG TGATCTTGTGCAGACAGGAGGGCAGCGGGCGTAGGTGTGGGGGGCAAGGAGACCTCCTATCTGGCTCTCTGGGAGTGCTGGCACACTGGGCATATACCTCCTCAGCAGACATGACTAAAAG TGTGAACCCATCAGTGGTGGCAGCGTTCGGGGCCTGTTCTCTGACCAGACAGTGTAACAGACAGGCCTTTCACAAACATGGCCgagccaccaccaccacagacatgatcCAGGAGATCAGCTCCGCCTTCAAAAAACTATTTGAGAGCTGA
- the LOC115161199 gene encoding inhibitor of growth protein 1-like, with amino-acid sequence MLNPANGDPVHVVTNYVEEYLDLVESLPFDLQRSVSLMKEIDAKYQDGLQELDDAYERYSRESDPLQRHRLQLAIQRALIRSQELGDEKIQIAGDMVELVENCSRQVDWHSELLHASKENPDTHVPTSTAMTTAASIVPSAETTPGKAGHHDKRRDKVTLCSVGGGDKSGGKRSRRQKSGENWESYGSMGHVDEVGMGVPREKRAKTLSSKKKKRSKGKSEREVSPLDLPIDPDEPTYCLCEQVSYGEMIGCDNDECLIEWFHFSCVALDHKPKGKWFCPKCRGENEKTMDKALERAKKERAYNR; translated from the exons ATGCTAAATCCGGCTAACGGCGACCCGGTCCATGTCGTTACAAATTATGTGGAAGAATATTTGGACTTGGTCGAATCACTGCCTTTCGACCTACAGAGGAGTGTGTCGCTTATGAAGGAAATTGATGCTAAATATCAAG ATGGCCTGCAAGAGCTGGATGATGCTTATGAGCGCTACAGTCGGGAGTCCGACCCTCTCCAGCGGCATAGACTTCAGCTGGCCATCCAGAGAGCTCTTATCCGCAGCCAGGAGCTGGGAGATGAGAAGATCCAGATTGCTGGGGATATG GTGGAGTTGGTGGAGAACTGTAGCAGACAGGTGGACTGGCATTCTGAGCTCCTCCACGCCTCCAAGGAGAACCCTGATACCCATGTACCCACATCAACTGCCATGACGACCGCAGCCTCCATAGTGCCGTCGGCAGAAACAACTCCGGGCAAAGCAGGTCACCATGACAAGAGGCGTGACAAGGTGACGCTGTGCTCAGTCGGTGGGGGGGACAAGTCTGGCGGGAAACGGTCACGGCGGCAGAAAAGCGGAGAGAATTGGGAGAGCTATGGAAGCATGGGTCATGTTGATGAGGTGGGCATGGGGGTACCCAGAGAGAAGAGGGCCAAAACGTTGTCgtccaagaagaagaagaggtcAAAGGGGAAGTCAGAGAGGGAGGTGTCACCCCTAGACCTGCCCATCGACCCAGACGAGCCCACCTACTGCCTGTGTGAACAGGTATCCTACGGCGAGATGATTGGCTGTGATAACGACGAGTGTCTCATCGAGTGGTTCCACTTCTCCTGTGTGGCGCTGGATCACAAGCCTAAGGGGAAGTGGTTCTGCCCCAAATGCAGGGGCGAGAATGAGAAGACCATGGACAAGGCCCTAGAGAGGGCGAAGAAGGAAAGGGCCTACAACAGGTAG